CTCGCCGTCCTGCCCCTGGTCGTCTCCCCCGCTTCCGCGCACGCGGCGGAGGTCCTGCCGCTGGCCGAGGCGGTCGCCCGCCTGCCGGTAGGAACGGAGTCCCGCGAGGGCTACAGCCGGGACAGCTTCCGGCACTGGAACACCGGGCTGGATCCGGCCGACGGCTGTAACACCCGCGCCGAGGTCCTCATCGACGAGGCCATCGAGACCCCCGCCGTGGGGGCCGGCTGCCGCCTGACGGGTGGACGCTGGTTCTCCTACTACGACGCCATCTGGGTGACCTCCGCCTCGAGCCTGGACATCGACCACATGGTCCCCCTCGCCGAGGCCTGGGACTCCGGCGCCTCCGCATGGAGCGCTCAGCGCCGTGAGGCCTACGCCAACGACCAGGGCGCCCCGCAGTCGCTGGTCGCGGTCACCGCCGGCTCCAACCGCTCCAAGGCCGACCAGGACCCCGCCCAGTGGCTGCCGCCCGCCGCCGACGTGCACTGCCGCTACACCGCCGAATGGGTCGCCACCAAACTCCGCTGGAACCTGACCGCCGACACCGCCGAGCGGGCCGCACTGACCGAGCTGGCCGCCGCCTGCCCCGACCAGGCCGTCAGCTACGAGCCCGCCTCTTAGATCACGCCAGGCCCGGGTGCCCCCGCAGGAAGCAGCTCCGCCCCGGCCAGGTGGCCGGGGCGGAGCTGATCAGCTTGTGTGGTCGCGAAGGGCGGTCGCCTACGCGGCGAAAGGCTCTGCAGGGCTTCAGCCGAACGATCGTCCCTGCAGGCAATAGGTGAGGCCCGGGGACACTGTCCCCTCCACGACCACACCCCGCACAACCACGCCCGCCCGCGGATTGTTCCCACCCCCTCTCCCCCACCGCGTCAAAGGAGCTCCGCGCCCGGCGGGCACCCTGCGTCCCGGCTCGGGGGACACGGAACGCAGGGGCCGCATCAATTCTTCTCCACCCAGGCGCGACGCGGATGCACCGCGCCGCGCCGACACCATCACCGCGGCGAACACGCGGCTCATCACCGCCCAAGCCGACATCCCGATCGTGCGCTACTGGGGCGACGGGCTGCTCGCCTCCGTGGACGGGCTGCGGTTCGTCATCCCCGTCCGCACGGTCAGCGCAGCGCCGTCGCCGAAGTATTTCGGGTTCAAGCGCAGCATCACCTGGCTCAACGCGGTCAACGACCAGGTCGCGGGCATTGGGCAGATGGTCGCGCCCGGCACCCCGCGCGACTCCCTGCATATTCTGGACGCGCTGCTGCACTTCGATGGCAGGGTCAAGCCGGAGATGGTAGCGACCGACAACGCCTCGTACTCCGGCATGGTGTTCGACCTGCTCGAGATCCTCGGCTACAACTTCAGCCCCAGGTTCCGCGACCTACACGACCAGCGGTTCTGGCGGGCCACCATGCCCAGCGTCGAGACCGGCAGCTATGGCACGCGGGAGGATCTGGCCCGCAACCGCGTGAACCCGAACAAGGTGATCACGCACTGGCCGGACATACTGGAGGTCGCCGCTTCCCTGGTCACCAACCAGGTCCGCGCCTACGACCTGCTGCGCATGTTCGGACGTGAGGGGCGCCCGACCCTGCTGAGGGCGGCATTCGCGGAGTACGGGCGGATCGCCAAGACCGAGCACCTGCTCCGCGTGGTCGACCCGGTCGACGACACCTACCGCCGCCAAATGAACCGGCAGCTCACCGTGCAGGAGTCCCGCCACAAACTCGCGAGGGACGTGTGTCACGGAAAGCGCGGCACCATCCACCAGGCGTACCGCGACGGCCTGGAGGACCAGCTCGGCGCGCTCGGCCTGGTCCTAAACGCCATCGTCCTGTGGACGACGAAATACATCGACGCCGCCGTCCCCCAGCTCCGCGCCGAGGGCCACGAACTGCGGGACGAGGACATCGCCCGGCTCTCCCCCCTCAAGCACCGCAACCTGAACCTGCTCGGCCGCTACAGCTTCACCGCCAGCGTCCCGACTGCCGGCGCCCTGCGCCCGCTGCGCGACCTGGAGGCGCCGGAGCTGGACGAGGACGACGACGGGAGTGAGAGAGACTGAAGCGGCCGGGGCGATGCCGGGGGAGCGATTTCGGCATCGCCAACGTCGTGTGATGCGGCGGAGGATCGGACCGATGGCGGTGATGCTTCTCGCCGTGAGGCTTGCTACCGGGTGCGTTGCTGGGTTTCGGCGAGCCGCGCGAGGGCGGCGGCCATGCCGGGCAGGATGTCGGCGGGGATGTGGTCGAGGACGCGCTGGCGGGCGCTGGCTAGGTGGGTGGGCTGGGCGGCCCGCAAGGCCCGGAGGCCGGGTTCGGTAAGGACGGCTTCGCTGCCGCGGGCGTCCCGGCCGTGGCGTTCCTTGCGTACCATGCCGTGGCGCGCAAGCCCCTCGACGATACGAGTGATGCGAGAGGGCGTCAGGCCGGAAGCCGCGGCCAGCGCGGACATGCGCATACGGTGCTCGGGTGTTTCGCTCAGGAGCAGGAGGACGGCGAATTCGGTCATGGTCACGCTGGTGCGGGACATGTCCTCCTCCAGCAGGCGCGGCAGGGAGTGCACCAGGCGGCCCAGGCTCTGCCATAGCAGCAGTTCGTCGCCGGTGAGGTGATCGGTCGCGGGTGAGGTGTCGGCCATGCCTCTACTCTATTTGACGAAGCAAGCAACTAGGGTAATTATTGCTGAAGCAAGCAATTAAGGAGGCTGGGGTTATGAGTACCTTGGCATCAGCCCCGGCGGGGTTCGAGCACGCGCGGGCCGACCTCGATGGCGTGCGTATCCACTACGTGACCGGCGGAGCGGGCCCCGTGGTGGTTCTCGTGCACGGCTGGCCGTTCACCTGGATCGAATGGCGTGCGGTCATGTCGCTGCTGGCCGAGCATGGATTCACCGTCATCGCGCCCGACCTGCGTGGCTCGGGCGACTCGCAGATCCCGGCCGGGCACTGGACCAAACGCGAGGAGGCCGGTGACCTCCACCGGCTCCTGCGGCACCTCGGCCACGAGCGCGCCTTCGTCATCGGCACCGACGTCGGCACCATGACCGCGCACGCCTGGGCCCAGCACCACCCCGCGGACGTGGAGCGGCTCGTGCTCAGCGAGGCGTTCCTGCCTGGCTTCGGTCTGGAGGAGCACATGAACCCCGCAACCGGCGGTTCATGGCACTTCGGGTTCCACGCGCAGAGCGAGCTGGCAGCCATGCTCACCGCTGGCAAGGAGGAGCAGTACCTGGCCGGGTTCTGGTCGGTGATGACCTGCGGCGGCATCACTGACGCCGACCGCGCGGACCTGCTACGCGTCTACACGCGGCCCGACGCGATGCGCGGAGGGTTCGAGCACTACGCCACCCTCGTCGAAGATGGGCAGCGGGCCCGCGCCGGGGACCGCCTGGCCATGCCCGTTCTCGTCCTGAACGGCGAGCATGGACTGCCTCAGAGCATCCTGCTGGACGGCGCCCGCGACATCGCTGACGACGTGCGCGCCGACATCGTCCCGGACGCGGCCCACACATTCGCTGCCGACAACCCCGCCTGGACGGCCGACCGGCTCGCCCGGTTCTTCTCCATCACACCCGCCGCCTGACACGCGAAGACCCCCGAGTGCCG
This window of the Streptomyces sp. Tu 3180 genome carries:
- a CDS encoding MarR family transcriptional regulator, with the protein product MADTSPATDHLTGDELLLWQSLGRLVHSLPRLLEEDMSRTSVTMTEFAVLLLLSETPEHRMRMSALAAASGLTPSRITRIVEGLARHGMVRKERHGRDARGSEAVLTEPGLRALRAAQPTHLASARQRVLDHIPADILPGMAAALARLAETQQRTR
- a CDS encoding HNH endonuclease family protein, with protein sequence MISIVLRGLAAAVLAVLPLVVSPASAHAAEVLPLAEAVARLPVGTESREGYSRDSFRHWNTGLDPADGCNTRAEVLIDEAIETPAVGAGCRLTGGRWFSYYDAIWVTSASSLDIDHMVPLAEAWDSGASAWSAQRREAYANDQGAPQSLVAVTAGSNRSKADQDPAQWLPPAADVHCRYTAEWVATKLRWNLTADTAERAALTELAAACPDQAVSYEPAS
- a CDS encoding alpha/beta hydrolase encodes the protein MSTLASAPAGFEHARADLDGVRIHYVTGGAGPVVVLVHGWPFTWIEWRAVMSLLAEHGFTVIAPDLRGSGDSQIPAGHWTKREEAGDLHRLLRHLGHERAFVIGTDVGTMTAHAWAQHHPADVERLVLSEAFLPGFGLEEHMNPATGGSWHFGFHAQSELAAMLTAGKEEQYLAGFWSVMTCGGITDADRADLLRVYTRPDAMRGGFEHYATLVEDGQRARAGDRLAMPVLVLNGEHGLPQSILLDGARDIADDVRADIVPDAAHTFAADNPAWTADRLARFFSITPAA